Proteins found in one Geomonas subterranea genomic segment:
- a CDS encoding glycyl-radical enzyme activating protein, which produces MDSGIVFNVQRYSLHDGPGIRTTVFLKGCPARCWWCHNPESQTSSPQTAWSQNRCISCDACLLACHEGLQPREACRACGDCAEACPTGARELLGSEMTAEQVLHNILKDRMFFEDSGGGATFSGGEPLCQPAFLKTLLNACRAQGIHTAVDTAALCPTETLLDLAPLVDLFLFDLKCASDTLHHQGTGVGNGLILDNLEQLGRVHRNIWIRIPVVPGFNDTTEEMEALAGLAARAAGVRQVWLLPYHGSWTAKPARLGKESAAEAVAARTPARETMEDFARLFTARGLDTQIGGGA; this is translated from the coding sequence ATGGATAGCGGCATCGTCTTCAACGTGCAACGCTACTCGCTGCACGACGGGCCGGGGATTCGCACTACGGTCTTTCTCAAGGGGTGCCCGGCGCGCTGCTGGTGGTGCCATAACCCGGAAAGCCAAACTTCCTCTCCTCAAACGGCCTGGTCGCAGAACCGCTGCATCTCCTGCGACGCCTGCCTGTTGGCCTGCCACGAGGGACTGCAGCCAAGGGAGGCCTGCCGGGCCTGCGGGGACTGCGCGGAGGCCTGCCCAACCGGGGCACGCGAACTCCTCGGTTCGGAAATGACTGCGGAACAGGTGCTGCACAACATCCTCAAGGACCGCATGTTTTTCGAGGATTCCGGCGGCGGGGCTACCTTCTCGGGCGGTGAACCTCTCTGCCAACCGGCCTTCCTGAAAACTCTCTTGAACGCCTGCCGCGCCCAGGGCATCCACACCGCCGTCGATACGGCCGCTCTCTGCCCGACCGAGACGCTGCTCGATCTCGCCCCGCTGGTGGACCTCTTCCTCTTCGATTTAAAGTGCGCAAGCGACACCCTGCACCATCAGGGGACCGGCGTGGGCAACGGGCTCATCCTCGACAACCTTGAGCAGTTGGGGCGTGTGCACCGCAACATCTGGATCCGGATCCCGGTTGTCCCGGGCTTCAACGATACGACCGAAGAGATGGAGGCGCTGGCCGGCCTCGCCGCACGTGCCGCCGGAGTGCGCCAGGTCTGGCTCCTCCCCTACCACGGCAGCTGGACCGCGAAGCCCGCGCGCCTTGGGAAGGAATCGGCCGCCGAGGCCGTGGCGGCGCGGACTCCCGCACGGGAAACCATGGAAGATTTCGCCCGGCTGTTCACAGCCCGGGGATTGGACACGCAGATAGGAGGGGGAGCATAG